DNA sequence from the Microtus ochrogaster isolate Prairie Vole_2 linkage group LG10, MicOch1.0, whole genome shotgun sequence genome:
CTTGATCAGAAGGGAAGGGACTTGATGCTAACAACTGCTCTTAATATTTGCGTTGTACATTGATGCCTTTGATTTGGCAAACCCAAGGTTCTACATGTCAGAGGGTAGTAAGTTTGGGCTTAGGCTTTGAGGGGCATCAGGAAGCCCTCTTGATGATAGTCTTCCGTTTCAGACCAGAGAAAGTATGAGAGAAGACAAAGGTTTGGCCTCAATGCACAGaagtctttctctcttcctgttctgtaactggagttactaCACATGAGTTTAGTAAATTACACGAGgtgtaatacatacatacatattcttgATGAGACTAAGCATAGTCTATTCTAGAACAACGACAGCAGTGGTGTGCTAATTCTGTGAGAATCGGAGACAACACGAACAACAGAAAATTGCCTAAGTTACTTTTTCTGTGTTAACGATGCTCTAAAATTTTTGATAATATAAGATGAGGGAGGgtatggatggatgatggacaAATTTTATACGTTCATCGGTGCTACCCAGAGTGTGGTGCCCAGACCAATAGTGATCTGTGAGCTGTTTGTTGCCAAGTCAATGTGGTGGTCTACACCACTAATAGTTGCATTTGACTCTTTCATACAGGAGGTGTAGAGGCTTGAACGAGAACGGTCCccacaggtttatttatttgaatagtTATTTGAGAGTTGGTTGAACTgcttgggaaagattaggagatgtgTTGGatgtgttggaggaggtgtgcccctggtgttgggctttgaggttccaaaggCCTGTGGCATTCCCAGTTAGAATCCCCCCtgcccctgacacacacacacacacacacacacacacacacacacacacacacacacacagcttgtggTTTTGTCTCACCaagagaactctcagctacttttccagcctcatacctgcctgcctgttgcAGTGCTGGTCATAGACTCATCCTGAACTGCCagcccacaattaaatgctttcttttataagtttccttggttgGCATGTCTTttctacagcaataaaaacataaCTAAGAGAGTGAGAGCTCCTGATGAGAGAACCAGTGTCTTGCTATACATTCAAGCACAAGGCCATTTCATAATCTAGACCACACTACTTACCATATTCACATTCACTCATCAGAGACTCCCCTAAATCACTATTCCACTCTCATCTTACGAACGCTACAGATAAATATATTACATTGGAAAATACTATATTCTAAAGCTATATAAGGAGAATCCAAATAAATGTATTGTGTGGTATAGAAGGCACACATACTTGCCATCAGGGGAAATGCCAATGCCGTTAGCGAAATCAAATCCTTCTGCTAGCACTTGGACTTTATCAGGACTGTAGTAAACAACATTGGACCACGAGAGACCCAAGTACATTTCCCAGGACTTTAAGTATGGGTCAGCAAAATAGTGATCATTCGTGGCATAAAAGCTCTCAGGTCCAACAGCGGCAATATCGTTGATGCTGCaattaaaaaacacacatgaTTATATACAGAAAGATAACACACACTATGGGATTACATATTTGGTATTTATTAAAGTCTAGCCTTAAagtcaaaaaataagatggagtcCTCACACCAGCAGGAATATCCAGAATCACCATGGCAGTCCTAGCCAATCCCCAAGGGTAATAAGATCTGGCTATTAGTACTAAGGACATGAAAATCATATTATATGTAGTGTAAATGTActggcatgcatatgtgtgtgcgcacgctcacacatgcaaatgtgtgtctgtgcagacAGTAAACACTGAATGAAGTCAAAGATCATAATCAGGGCAAGATGAATTTGCACAAAGGACACAGAGTCCCATTAAGTCAAGCCCATTGTAACAGGGAGTAAAAACATTGATCAGGTAGCACTGTGGTCCCAGCCTTATTAGCTGTGTGACCCAAGTGAGACTCAAGCCTTTCAGGAAAGAAAGGGTGATGGTCTCTTCTGTCACGTGCCATGAAGTTTCTTGTCTCTTCACTGAACAAGTTCATGCGCAAAAATGTTCGAAACAGGATGTTTGGCTCTTTGCTTGCTGATTAAGACTCTCTCTGTGCTGCTGCAAATGTCAGATACATGAGTCTAGTACTTAGCAAACACGTAAGTGAGTCATTTCTTGCTGACTGAGGTAACGGAAGTTCCCTGGGGCCATGATCTAAAGAAAATTATCTTTGCTCTACTTTAGAGAGCATAATGGCAAATGCGTCAGCTCTGACGCAGCCAGGGCTCCGGGGTGAGTGTGATGTacactgagcctcagtttctcatctgcAAAAAAGCAAGCTCAAACCGTTTTCCCCTCAGTGTCTCATGGCTCATTAGAAAAGTCTGTGCTTCTGGTTGGAGTTGCAGCTGTGGAATCACAGTAGAAATCACAAGGAGACAGTATTGGCCGACTCACGGAGTCCCCCACCAACAGCAGCCACTGCTACCACAGTGGAAAATGTCCGTGCAGTCAGGATGGGGCTGCGCAGGTTTGGGGCAAAAAAACTATCAAGctgtttttacttctcttttttaaagcagATTTTAGAAGTTGGTGTGCAGCTCTCTGCGACAAAGGAGCAGATGGGAGCGGTGTGGAGCAATAGCTTTGAAATTTGATTTACTGTTTGAATCTGAGCCTGCCTGCTATGGTCACGGCGTGGGACCACAGCACGTCTCCCAACTTTGAGCCGCTTTCTGAAACTCAGTGTTCTTTCTGTAGCTTGGCATGCTGGGTAGAGACGGAAAGGAACAGTGACTATAAAGGCcttgccatcatgcctggcatgCATAAAGGACCAATAATAACAGCCATGCTGTTGCTATTAGCATGATTAGCTTATGACAGACTTAGTAATTCAAATAGTAATACTATAAACACCCTCAAATACAAAGCCACAACTGTGTGCGACGAATCCTCAGGTAGAGAGAGCCAAATTCTAGTTCATTCTGGCGCTCTGATTATTTGTGGTCCGGTTCTATCCTGCCAATTCACAATATTTTCACAtctgactgagaaaaaaaaaatccctgttctGCAAAATCGGAAACACTGGTggctaaaaaacaaaataataattattttcatgatTTCGTGGACTCGGTGCCAGCTCTGGCTTCAAGCTTATCCCAGCTATATTAACGGCTGAGGTTGTCATCTGAGGCAACTGCCCAGATAGGCCAGGTCTCAGAAACAATTAAATCCACATATGGTATAACGCCAAATTAAGAAGCTGTTTCCAAGCAGTCACCGAACCTTGCATTTAAGGCAGTCTGCATACACACTTGGCTTCTAGCTGAGACTCCTTCCATTGTTACTGTTGCCAGCATTCCACCAGCCTCTCCATTTGACATGTCTTTCCCTTAAATAGTCTCTGGTTCTTTGGATACTTGAAGGCCtcattctctctttaaaattacatgtataattatatatgtattttatatatatttagcacataaattacatataatttatgtATTAGCCATATAAATCACACATATAATAATGTATGCTTTATACGTATATTTAAAGAGAGAAcacacatatacgtgtgtgtgtgtgtgtgtgtgtgtgtgtgtgtgtgtgtgtgtgcgcgcgcgtgcgctgTATCTCAGCCTGACCTCAAAATCCTTATGTGCTGAGGATGCCCTTGAGCTCCCAATGGCTGGGACCACAGATATGCACCATgcttgctggggattgaacccagggttttgtgcacgTTCGGCAAGCACTCTTTCAGCTGGGCTACACCCCAGCTCCTAAAATACCCTCATTGTACAAACAAACTTCTAGCTCTAAACTAGTCTGTCCATTTGATCTCATCCTAGGACTGCAGAAAGCCTGGGCCTTGGTTCCAACTGACTTGGTTACCATAACTAGCTAGTCGAGACTTATCTAGTCATTGAATTGTTTCCCCTCTCAGTGTCCTCATCTCCACAGCGCACACGAGGCTGGAGCCTGGACACACAGGGGAAGCAGTGTACACCAATGCCGAGACTCTGCAAGGGGCTGGAGCACCAAGAGCAAGATGGAGGAATGGTGCTCCTAAATTATACAAGGAGGTGAGCCAAGTCTCGGACACTACAGGCAAAGGTATTTGGGGAGAAAGCTACCATTGGGCCCACAGACCAGTTCTTCATAGACTGAGGACTTTTGATGGGTTGACAAGAATTGATATCCTCAGGTGTCTACTTGTCCCATGAATTATATTGTCCAGGAATCTAACTTGGAACCCAATATCCGTAGCAATCGTGTACAACGCAGCACTAGTACATTCAGTAGAAAGATGTCTAAGATGCAGCGAGTTTGGGATCTTCGCCTACATATCTCTGGAGCTCATCGCACCATCTGAGATTGGTCTCGTAAAGAAGCAGTTTcgtgctgttttgctttttaatgtctCAGAATGCTTTGATAGAGATCCTGAGGATAGAAACTGACTATAGTGTCCACCCAGAATGGGGTACATGAGGGGAGAAGGAAATGAGCCAACTCTTAGGGCTGCGGGGTCTCAGTAAGTTCTGAAGAACATTCAGAAGAGTTGGCTCTGCCCTGGCCCAGGAGAAACGCTAAGTGTGAATGAGCCATCTTCCTTAGTCCAGGGAGCTGTGTGCGTAAGGCTCCTAATTACCTAGGCAATAGCTCATGTGTGATGGTTCTCAGATGCAAAAGGGATCTTTCCTCTTCTTGAAATTTAAACACCTCCACAGTGGACTTGAAGTCTGGGTGGTTTACCACGAGTAGGTAGACAGCATTGTCTGAGaggagatgaaaaacaaaaaaattgaagcaTTAGCGAAGCGCTCACCtgtcagttctgtctccccaaaGCAATTTCATCCCGCCTCCAACCAGTACTTAGACTGCCAGGCAGACGGAATATTTTCATCTTTGTAGAGAAAAGCGTTTGTGATTGCTCCTAAGAAAAGTGGCTAAAGGAAAAAGTAGTGACAACCTCTAAAAACTCACAACTtcacaggagaaaataaaaaaaaaaaaaaagccccgaACTTCAGAATGAACAGCACCAGCCCCAAACTTCAGACAGCATATGAAGCTTTGATAGCTCAAGTGATCTTTGTGGGACACTAAGTTGAGGGGAAAGGATCGAGGGTGTGGGAATCGGACTGGACAGGATGCTTGAGGGTAATTTCCACAGTGGACAGTGAGCTTGTGTGTAATTTCCACAGCGGATGGTGGCCTTGCATGTAATTTACACAGTGGAAGATGAAAAATGCCTCCTGAAGAATGTCTGAGAGGACTTCGGGCATGAAGAAAGCGCTCTAAGTGGTAAAGAAGCTGTGATCGTAGAAAATGAGACAAGATGCTACTTGCCTGAAGAAGAGGTGAGTTCTAATTCTAGTATttggggggtggaggcaggagggttgctttAGGCCGACAGAGTTAGAAACTGTCTCaagtagagaaggaagaagaaaacaagaaaagggagTAGTGAGGTGTCTCTGGAAATCCGTAACATTATCAAATTggtatttaaaggaaaatgagacTCTGTTTAGTAGATGTTTAGTAACAGAAAAGCCAGCTCAGATATTTTTGATTGGCCCTTCCAACaagcatgtatttttaattgGTGGTAGGTTTAGATATTGCAAAGGAATAGTGTAATTTGCTAAAGAGCTCGAGGGTAATGTCCTCTTAGCCGCTGGGTAACTTCTTTCCAGAAAGATGGGTCCCGGAACTGAGGCCTAACTGAAGCGAGAGTAAACTGTGTGTCTATCTGGAGAAACAATGTTCCAAGTCGAGCGAAGAAAATCTGCAAACGCCCTGAGGCCAGAGGTTCCTTGATACATCCACTTAATAGTGAAGTTATGATTGAAGCCCAGAGAAAGTGAAGAAGCTGAGGccaaggagggaggggcaggaacaGCCTTGCAGGGCATTAGGGCAGGATCTAGGTTTAACCAGTTAGGACCATGAACAAGGAATAACATGAGTTGAGACTGCAGTAGGATCTCCACTTAGAAAGAGGAGTCCATGTTAACAGTATAACACCGCCCCAAAAAAGTGACAGGAAAGTACACTAGAGCCATTTGGCACATCAAAAGTCCCTGGTAACAACTGAAGATCAAGGAAGACAATGATCCAAGTGGGGATTAGAACCAGAATTCATATTGTGTACTGAAGATTTTACTAGAAGTTTGAGTTGTTATTCTCAAAAAATGTTTATAGATGGTCCATGTGCAAGAATGTCACCCTCGAACTGCTTGTGAAGAGGTAAAAAAGTGAAAAGAACCTCCTTATATACAAGCAAATGGGCAGTGCTTGGGGGCCCCCACACAACTGAACCTGGGAGCCCCAAAAGTGGGTCTAAAAGCACAGGCACGAAAAGAAGCCTGGGATGCAGTGCAGAAAACAGCAGTCACCTCCAAGAGGGCTTGCCAATACTACacagttcttatttttaaaaagtatacacatcttctccctccttctgttccttattggtactttgggagctcagtccagtgttccagtgtgggtctctgtctctatctccatccatcgccagatgaaggttctatggtgatatgNNNNNNNNNNNNNNNNNNNNNNNNNNNNNNNNNNNNNNNNNNNNNNNNNNNNNNNNNNNNNNNNNNNNNNNNNNNNNNNNNNNNNNNNNNNNNNNNNNNNNNNNNNNNNNNNNNNNNNNNNNNNNNNNNNNNNNNNNNNNNNNNNNNNNNNNNNNNNNNNNNNNNNNNNNNNNNNNNNNNNNNNNNNNNNNNNNNNNNNNNNNNNNNNNNNNNNNNNNNNNNNNNNNNNNNNNNNNNNNNNNNNNNNNNNNNNNNNNNNNNNNNNNNNNNNNNNNNNNNNNNNNNNNNNNNNNNNNNNNNNNNNNNNNNNNNNNNNNNNNNNNNNNNNNNNNNNNNNNNNNNNNNNNNNNNNNNNNNNNNNNNNNNNNNNNNNNNNNNNNNNNNNNNNNNNNNNNNNNNNNNNNNNNNNNNNNNNNNNNNNNNNNNNNNNNNNNNNNNNNNNNNNNNNNNNNNNNNNNNNNNNNNNNNNNNNNNNNNNNNNNNNNNNNNNNNNNNNNNNNNNNNNNNNNNNNNNNNNNNNNNNNNNNNNNNNNNNNNNNNNNNNNNNNNNNNNNNNNNNNNNNNNNNNNNNNNNNNNNNNNNNNNNNNNNNNNNNNNNNNNNNNNNNNNNNNNNNNNNNNNNNNNNNNNNNNNNNNNNNNNNNNNNNNNNNNNNNNNNNNNNNNNNNNNNNNNNNNNNNNNNNNNNNNNNNNNNNNNNNNNNNNNNNNNNNNNNNNNNNNNNNNNNNNNNNNNNNNNNNNNNNNNNNNNNNNNNNNNNNNNNNNNNNNNNNNNNNNNNNNNNNNNNNNNNNNNNNNNNNNNNNNNNNNNNNNNNNNNNNNNNNNNNNNNNNNNNNNNNNNNNNNNNNNNNNNNNNNNNNNNNNNNNNNNNNNNNNNNNNNNNNNNNNNNNNNNNNNNNNNNNNNNNNNNNNNNNNNNNNNNNNNNNNNNNNNNNNNNNNNNNNNNNNNNNNNNNNNNNNNNNNNNNNNNNNNNNNNNNNNNNNNNNNNNNNNNNNNNNNNNNNNNNNNNNNNNNNNNNNNNNNNNNNNNNNNNNNNNNNNNNNNNNNNNNNNNNNNNNNNgaggaagagacctggtcagtcgtcctcatcaacttagaccacgaaacccaatatggacaagttcaacagaaccgctatatatgggctgcccatgcgtGCTTcaagcattgccagggcataaatttcattcattcgtCCATTTCGAAATGATTTGAAAGGGAAATCCAATGACAAAGGTTGGGGTGAGTGTATAGAAAGATCATTAGCgagtatatacatatgcacacatatataatcattttttgacattttaagttTAAAGTGGTCATAGAAGAGGAACACAAACGGAAGTATCTAGGAAGATatctaaagggaaaataatattaataacccTTATTGGGGGATATTCGCCTAGAATATAGGCACAGACAGTGACACTAGTGTGAAATGTCTGGATGCGGGAAATAAACAGGCAGCAAAATGTTGCAGTGGCTGACGAGGGGGACCCTGGCAGGGAGAGCAGAAGCTGGGTCATCGGGTAGGGGCGacgctcctttttttttttttaaatNNNNNNNNNNNNNNNNNNNNNNNNNNNNNNNNNNNNNNNNNNNNNNNNNNNNNNNNNNNNNNNNNNNNNNNNNNNNNNNNNNNNNNNNNNNNNNNNNNNNNNNNNNNNNNNNNNNNNNNNNNNNNNNNNNNNNNNNNNNNNNNNNNNNNNNNNNNNNNNNNNNNNNNNNNNNNNNNNNNNNNNNNNNNNNNNNNNNNNNNNNNNNNNNNNNNNNNNNNNNNNNNNNNNNNNNNNNNNNNNNNNNNNNNNNNNNNNNNNNNNNNNNNNNNNNNNNNNNNNNNNNNNNNNNNNNNNNNNNNNNNNNNNNNNNNNNNNNNNNNNNNNNNNNNNNNNNNNNNNNNNNNNNNNNNNNNNNNNagagagagagagagagagagagagagagagagagagactttgctGAATTGCTTACTAGCTGTAAAAATGTTCTGTCAATTCCTCCACTGCAAAGGAAACGGGACCAAACACATGGGGAAGGATGAGGGATCAAGgcagcctgggggggggggggggaaagaggTGCAACTGAAAGCATCCAAATGAAAATGAGCTTCTGAACAGAGCGCAGAGCACCAGGGATGGGCCCGAGAAAGCTGTGCAGGAAGGTAGTGTCACCGTGTCTGCGGTAGCTTTGATTCATGTGATTGAGGGCTGGAAACACTAAGGCTGCAGATGCTCGGATCTTTCAATTGTTTAACAGAGAAAAACCTTTTGCAGTGAAGGctgaatatatataattataatataggCATAATGTGAATACTACTAGTTTATGAAATCAGTGGCTTTACAAATCTGTCATGTGTAGCATTTTCAGGCATTGAAATGATTTTAGAATTgcttacttaaaaacaaaaggtagGGTCGAAATCCATAAAAATTACTCATGACTAGTCTTCCATAGATTGAGAAGAAATGTTCATTGTTGGATATACTTTACCCTTTGAAACTTTTCTTCCTCAATATAAACTGTTACCTTCATCTGTGAATGTGCTTACTCCATGAGGATTAAATGATGATTTATCGAAtttatttcctgtcatttctaaTTCCAACACCGCTGGGTTCTTCTCGTTTAAGTCCATCAGAAGTATTTTTCCAGGTGCATTGGGATCAAAACTTTTTATTCCAGGATATTTTAGTCCCTTAAAAGAATAGTGGAGAAAAAGCAGGCATATCACAGTGCATCAAGAGCTGAGAGGCTCTGATTGTCATGTGTGTCTACAATAACTGCTCTGGACCACAGGTGACCGCAGGGCCATCTCTTAACTGACTGACTTGTGTGACAGGCCCACGGGACACTCTGGAAGCCATGGGCTCCTCTGTGGTTATCCCCATACACAGGTCACGACACCTTCATCAAGTCATATGTAGGCACAGAAcagctccccagccccatgaGAGAGTAGAGCCCATCTCATTTGAAAGTGGACACAGTCAGTGAACGGCAAACACTCACGGTGCTGAAGAAAGCCAGTCCGTTAGGCAGGATCTCTAAGTCTTCAGCGCCTGTTTCTGcaggaaggaaagcaaaaagagaaagtgTTACAAAGTACTGAAGGACACTGGCAACCCTCTcgtgtttctccttcctcttgaaAACGAATCTCTGTTGGAGCTCATATTCAGAAAAAATTCTCCCTTTCACTCATACTGTTGATTGTGATCA
Encoded proteins:
- the Pon1 gene encoding serum paraoxonase/arylesterase 1 encodes the protein MAKLIGLTLVGLLLAFYKNHQSSYQTRLAAFREVTPVELPNCNLIKGIETGAEDLEILPNGLAFFSTGLKYPGIKSFDPNAPGKILLMDLNEKNPAVLELEMTGNKFDKSSFNPHGVSTFTDEDNAVYLLVVNHPDFKSTVEVFKFQEEERSLLHLRTITHELLPSINDIAAVGPESFYATNDHYFADPYLKSWEMYLGLSWSNVVYYSPDKVQVLAEGFDFANGIGISPDGKHVYITELLAHKIHVYEKHANWTLTPLKTLNFDTLVDNISVDPVTGDLWVGCHPNGMRIFFYDAENPPGSEVLRIQNILSEEPKVTVVYAENGTVLQGSTVASVYKGKLLVGTVYHRALYCDL